ctgatgcggaagctgaagctccagtactttggccaccttatgcaaagaactgactcattggaaaagaccctgatgccgggaaagactgaaggaaggaggagaaggggatgacagaggataggatggtttgatggcatcaccaactcaatggacatgagtttgagcaagctccgggagttggtgatgggcaaggggacctggcatgctgcagtccatggggttgcaaagagtgggacatgactgagtgattgaactgaaatgaaccctGAACACCCTTCCTTCCAGCATGCAGAACCTATGGAAAGTACAAATTGGTCCCAAGCAGGGGCTAAGTTGGACAGTGTATGAGACTGATGGACCATCCGTTTCCTATCTCTCTCCAAGAGTTTAATCTCTTAGGACTTGGTAGAGAGAAGGGGTAActaaatatcctttttttttcatttagtactGGGGTGTAGCCAATTACAAATGTTGGGATCCTGaaaggtgaacagagaagggatttagccatacacatacatgtattcattctccccccaaactctcctaggatgccacataacattgagcagagttccatgtactatacagtaagtccttgttggtaacccttttaaatatagcactgtgtacatgtCTATACCAAACTCCCAAAGTATCCCTTCCCTTCTTCTCCGGCAACCATGCATGACtggtttcagttgtgtctgactctttgccactctatggacagcagcccaccaggttcctctgtccataggattctccaggcgagaatactgccatgccctcctcctgacAACCGTAAGGGAACTCAATATTTTGAGTCATGGAGATTGTATCTTTCTCTAAGTCAATGCCTTCAAAATGGCAGGACCTTCAATTGGAGTAACTTGATGCCAGTTGGGACAAGAATAAAATCAAGCCCTGTGGTCTTGGAGACAGTTGCAGTCACACTTGGAAGGGATGGAATGCATGTTCAGGGGAGCCTCAAGTGCCATAATGCATAGAAACATGGAACACCATCTGCTTCATGGATTGAAAATAAGGAGAGTGGAACTGGGTGAGTGCCTTGCAAAAGAGGTGAACAGTTTAtcaccttctttctctctgtctctttccatgTCTTACTGATTTAAGAGCTTTGCAGGAACTCTGCTATTCTCCATGTAGCTCCTTCAGTAAACCCATATTTGACACAATTTGTGGCAGTTTTAAGAAATGGTTTACAAATTCTTTTATATTCCtctccctcatggctcagcagtGAGGGAGGTCtcacttcaatccctgggtcaaagatcccctggaggaggaaatagtaacacactccagtattcatgcctggggaattccatggacagaggagtctggtgggctacagtccataggatcacaaagagttagacatgactaaagcgtCTGAACACACGTGAAACTGAAGTCCATAACCCCTCTCTTGAATCAACTTGTAATTCTAAGTATGAATTGTAGTTGAAACTATTAATATCTACTGTCTCTAAAGAGTTTGATGCTCAGTCTATTGAAATGTCAgtttcttagttttaaaatagGGCCAGTAAGAATTACAATTTTCCATAATATTTTTAGAATCAAGAATCAAAGATCCCAGCTATGTATTCTCACATGCTCCTACATTCAATGGCACAGGTATAAATCTCTTTCCTTATCTCTGTTGACTCTAcccaatttaatttttatttcatgcaaGCAGTTTCTCCAGGGACTAAGGGTGGGGCAAATGGGGAGATACTGGTCAAAGGATCCAAACTTCCAGAtagaagatgaataaattctggagatctaACTAgagtcagggcttccctagtgactcagacagtagagaatctgcctattTAGAGAATCTGAAACTGCctatgcagaagacccaagttttatccctgggtcaggaagatcccctggagaaggaaatggctacctaagCCAGTGTTCTTGACTGAAGAAGTGCATGGAcagaggttacagtccatgaggtcacaaagaatcagacacaactgagggactaacactttcactttttcaaatgggaagggaattcaaaagagaggatatatgtatacatacatacatatatatatatatatatgtcagattctatatctgattcactttgctatatagtgAAAACTAACACATTgcaagcaactatactccaataaaaattagttttttaaaatgtatttgttcatttttaacagCCGTTGCTGCAAAGGGCAATGTGTACATGAATATGTGGAAGGGAAGGTTGCAGGATCTCAagctagaaaaataaagatatatctttaaaataataaattttgatCTTCAAATGAGAGGTAAcattccatggcatgtggaagctttgctgctgctgctgctgctaagtcgcttcggtcgtgtccgactctgtgtggccccacagacggcagcccaccaggctccactgtccctgggattcttcaggcatgaacactggagtgggttgccatttccttctccaatgcatgaaagtgaaaagtgaaagtgaagtcgctcagtcgtgtctgaccctcagcgaccccatggactgcagccttccaggctcctccatccatgggattttccaggcaagagtactggagtggggttccatgtGGAAGCTTTAAGAAATGGCAATTAGCAAACATGCAAAAATTAACTGCTATAAACCAcagtatttaatattattttgagaattcaaacaaatgcataaaatgaaaacaagaaagggagataaacattttaaagtgacaACAAATGTATCATCATTTGTTGATCAGATGTTGGAGGTGAAGATCTTTCAAATCTCTGAAGATGCAGCTTTGTGAGGGTCCTTCATCACTCATTTCAACAAATCCCTTAAGGCAGTTGTTTTCAAGTTTTAGTCACCCATAGGATCCACTTGGGTGGCTTGTTAAACACAAGTAGATAGGGCTGACTCTGGAGTTTCTGACTTAGCATCAATAGATCTAGGATGAAGGAAAAACGTGCAtgtctaacaagctcccaggtgatgttgatgctgctggtctggagaCAAAACTATGAGAAACACTACTCTTCTTTGTGTCCCTAGGATGCTGTCTAATAAGTTTTCCCTCCATTGCTTACATCTCCCTCCTCTATACCACCCCAACCTTTACTTTGGTACGCTGCCTCTTTCAGATGACATCATGGAAACCCCTAGTTGTCTTGATTGTTTTCCTATAGCACACATTTTCTTCCAGAAAGTACAGGGAGATTATCCAAGAAGGGAATTCACACCATAtgtctgggaagcccaagatgctTTGCCTTGGGGACACAGAAAGCTTATTTCAAAAGTTTCGAAAACTTCGGTAGCTGAATTCTCAGGCTGTCTCATTAAATAAATTGGCCTGTTGTCACTCTACTCTTTAAACAATTAAGCTCCCTTGGGGTAGAAGGagaataatagaaaagaaactttctGCCACTGCTGTTTCCCTGAAGATCGTAGTAAAGAGAGGCAAATTTCTTTGTTCCAATTATTCTTAATTTATCTGGCTATGCTCAAACATTTACAGTCCAGATTATTCCCCTGGAGATTAAAAAGCTTTCTTCATGAAGAAGTCTCCCAGGGCTCCGTAAGATTCTACCCTAattctttcttcccctttatAGGATTTGATTTCAAAGTTAGAAGTTTCTCCCTCAGGGATGCGTTAATGCTGCAAGTTGCCCAGTGGACTTGAATCTGGGAATCCCATTGTAACAGAAACAAAATGCTTTAGAAAGTTTCCTATTTCAAGAAAGGGAATGCAGCCATTAGTGATATTGCTACTGAGACATCAAGCGTTTTGACAAAAGGAAATATCCCTTAAAACgtatttactcagccattaaaaagaatacatttgaatcagttctaatgaggtggatgaaactggagcctattatacagagtgaagtaagccagaaagaaaaacaccaatacagtatactaatgcatatatacggaatttagaaagatagtaatgataaccctgtatgcaagacagcaaaagagacacagatgtatagaacagtcttttggactctgtgggagagggagagggtgggatgatttgggagaatggcattgaaacatgtataataacatataagaaatgaatcgccagtctaggtttgatgcaggatacaggatgcttggggctggtgcaatgggatgacccagagggatggtatggggagggaggtgggaggtgggctcAGGAtcgggaacacgtgtatacccatggtggattcatgttgatgtatggcaaaaccaatacagtattgtaaagtgattggcctccagttaaaataaataaatgtaaatttaaaaaaagaaaaaaaaacacaacttattTGGCATGTGAGGTCACTGCAGACCTTAGGGAAGGCAGTTGTGATGGAGGTAGAAATACTCCTGATGAGTTGGTTGAGAAGAGAGTGAATGTTGTGAAAATGGAAGTAACAGATACTGACCAAATTCTTTAGAAGTTTGGAGCGATACCCAAAGGGGAGTATGGGTCTGTAAGTGTTTTATTTCccttgaaagaaatgggaatgggGATGATTGGATATTATAACAGGTCAAATGAGATCATATATCCAGATGAGGCTCTACAACTGAGAACTGAAGCATCGTGTGTAGGATTCATTCAAGCAtgggcttttatttctattaataactCCTGAATCTCTCAGCAGGAACTTCTTCTGTCTGTATGattaattaactttttatatCACTTATGCAGATTAATGATATCCAAACCAATACCACTTACCTCTCAGATAATGTGGGGTGTTCTGAAGGCTGTCAACTCAACCTTTCCAAGATAACCTGACGTTTTATCCTCCCCaaaatgttgctttttctatgatcccatCTCGTTGAAAGCATACACCATCAATTTTGGTAcccacagaattttattttattccagtGTTCTCAACCAGACTGATTTTGCCCTCTCTGGAACAACTGGCAAAATCAGTCTGGCTGAGAACACTGGAATAACCAGTTTCTGCTTATCACAACTCAGTGCTGGTATCTCACGAGTAGAGACCAGGGATCCTGATAAACATCAGACAATATACAAGATAGACTCTATGACAaatattaatcagatcagatcagatcagtcgctcagtcgtgtctgactcttggcgacccctggcagcacgccaggcctccctgtccatcaccaactcctggagttcactcagactcacgtcaatagagtcagtgatgccatccagccatctcatcctctgtcgtccccttctcctcctgtccccaatccctcccagcatcagagtcttctccaatgagtcaactcttcgcatgaggtggccaaagtactggagtttcagctttagcatcattccttccaaagaaaccccagggctgatctcctttagaatggactggctggatctccttgcagtccatgggactctcaagagtcttctccaacaccacagttcaaacatcaattctttggcattcagccttcttcacagtccaactctcacatccatacatgaccacaggaaaaaaccatagccttgactagacagacctttgttggcaaagtaatgtctctgcttttgaatatgctatctaggttggtcataactttccttccaaggagtaagcgtcttttaatttcatggctgcagtcagcatctacagtgattttggagcccagaaaaataaagtctgacactgtttccactgtttccccatctatttcccatgaagtgatgggaccggatgccatgatctttgttttctgaatgttgagctttaagccaactttttcactctccactttcactttcatcaagagactttttggttcctcttcactttctgccataagggtggtgtcatctgcatatctgagcttattgatatttctcctggcaatcttgagctggagcttgtgtttcttccagtccagcgtttctcatgatgtactctgcatataagttaaataaacagggtgacaatatccagccttgacgtactccttttcctatttggaatcagtctgttgttccatgtccagttctaactgttgcttcctgacctgcatacaaatttctcaagaggcaggtcaggtggtctggtattcccatctctttcagaattttccacagtttattgtgatccacacggtcaaaggctttggcatagtcaataaagcagaaatagatgtttttctggaactctcttgctttttccatgatccagcagatgttggcaatttgatctctggttcctctgccttttctaaaaccagcttgaacatcaggaagttcacggttcacatattgctgaagcctggcttggagaattttgagcattactttactagcgtgtgatttgagtgcaattgtgtggtagtttgagcattctttggcattgcctttctttgggattggaatgaaaactgaccttttccagtcctgtggctactgctgagttttccaaatttgctggcatattgagtgcagcactttcacagcatcatctttcaggatttggaatagctcaactggaattccatcacctccactagctttgtttgtagtgatgctttctaaggcccacttgacttcacattccaggatgtctggctctaggtcagtgatcacaccatcatgattatctgggtcgtgaagatcttttttgtacagttcttctgtgtattctttccacctcttcttaatatcttctgcttctgttaggtccataccatttctgtcctttattcagcccatctttgcatgaaatgttcccttagtatctctgattttcttgaagagatctctagtctttcccattctgttgttttcctctatttccctgCATTGATcagtgaagaaggctttcttatctcttcttgctattctttggaactctgcattcagatgtttatagctttccttttctcctttgcttttcacttctcttcttttcacagctatttgtaaggcctccccagacagccatcttgcttttttgcatttctttcccatggggatggtcttgatccctgtctcctatacaatgtcacgaacctcattccatagttcatcaggcactctatctatcaggtctaggcccttaaatctatttctcacttccactgtataatcatcagggatgtgatttaggtcatacctgaatggtctagtggttttccctactttcttcaacttaagtctgaatttgtcaataaagagtttacgatctgagccacagtcagctcctggtcttgtttttgctgactgtatagagcttctgcatctttggctgcaaagaatataatcaatctgattttgatgttgatcatctggtgatgtccatgtatagagtcttctcttgcattgttgaaagagggtgtttgttatgaccagtgcattttcttggcaaaactctattagtctttgccttgcttcattccatattccaaggccaaatttgcctgttactccaggtgtttcttgacttcctacttctgcattccagtcccctataatgaaaaggacatcttttttgggtgttagttctaaaaggccttgtaggtcttcatagaaccatttaacttcagctccttcagcattactggttggggcatagacttggattactgtgatattgaatggtttgccttggaaacaaacagagatcattctgtcgtttttgagattgcatccaagtactgcatttcagactcttttgttgaccatgatggctactccatttcatctgagggattcctgcccgcagtagtagatataatggtcatctgagttaaattcacccattccagtccattttagttcactgattcctagaatgttgacattcactcttgccatctcttgtttgaccacttccaatttgccttgattcatggacctgacattccaggttcctatgcaatattgctctttacagcatcggaccttgcttctatcaccagtcacatctacagctgggtattctttttgctttggctccatcccttcattctttctggagttatttctctactgatctccagcagcatattgggcacctactgacctggggagtttctctttcagtatcctatcattttgccttttcatactgttcatggggttctcaaggcaagaatactgaagtggtttgccattcccttctccagtggaccacattctgtcagatctctccaccatgacccgtccatcttgggttgccccacggacatggcttagtttcattgagttagacaaggctgtggtcctcgtgggattagattgactagttttctgtgagtatcaataaattttattaatagaatGCTTGAGCAGTgacaaaatgtaaaaagaaagtgaaatcatttCATAGTGGGAAGCAGTTTGGTTGTTAGAAAACTACCAAAATGAGTTTAGAAGACATGGCATTTGAAAACCAATGATGTGTTTTTCATAGATTTGTTTTGTGATTTTCTGAATCTCCCCTCCCTGCTATGATGCTTATTCTTCAAGGAAACAGGTAAATCAACACCTTCTTGTATTGTCTTTTGAGACGTCCAATTGAGAAATGTCTATCCTCACTTTTTATCACTTTGCTTTTTGTGAATCATATAAACACACCCTGTATTTTGTGACAATTGTGTGCACACTAGTAGTTGGACAAAAACAGATCCTACTCTGTATACATACTAATAGAAATAAACCAAACATTGCTTCTTTGGGGAGTTGTAGAGCACTCTATACAAGGTCCAGTGATCCAGGAAGAAAGGGAGTTAGTGGAAGTATGTgatttaaaatgggaaattagTCACCCTATTTGCTCAAAAACCTGCCCAAGATCTTTAGGGGATAAAAACATCCTAAACATCTTGGGCTTTCAGGTAAGATTTGGATTCTCATATCAAATAGTGGAAAAAATCATAGGAAAATATAGaaacagtaaatttaagaaagagaGGGCTATGATTATTTTGTAGTGATAGAAACAAGACTGCCCATGATCAAAGGTCCTGGATCATGTATAAGGAAAGACAGAATGGTATACTGGTGTACTATGAAAAATCCTGGTGGGAATATGACTTATGTGGAGAATTCAAAAAGAATCTCCCAAGTGATTAAAGCTATTCTAAGAGGAAAACCTGCATAAACAGAAAGCAGGAAGCCAGATAAGTATATATACACTATGTGTTTGCATATTCAGAACTTCTTGTTGCACATATTTGATTTTACTgcctttgtagatcttttttgtgattgttcagtcactaagttgtgtctgattctttatgccccttggactgcagcatgccagacttccttattcttcactatctcttggagttggctcaaactcatgtcttatGAACCAAAAAGCAAGATGGCACAGGATTTGAGATTAGGCTATTCTGTGGCTAATCCTCCACAGGGAACTCTTGATTTCCTTGTTCCTTAGACTGTaaatgaaggggttcagcatagggatgaccacagtgtacatcactgAGGCCACCGCACTCTTCCTAGGGGAAGATGAGAGAGCTGAACTTATATACACCCCAATGCCTGttccataaaacaaacaaacaactgacAAGTGAGaaccacaggtggagaaggctttatACCTCCCACCTAATGATGAGAGTCTGAGGATGGAGGAAATAATTCGAGAATAAGAGTAAAGGACCCCTGACAGTGGAACTCCAccaaagatggtaccaatgaaaTAGATTAATATGCTACTGATGGAGGTGTCAGAACAAGTAAGGTTAAAGAGTTGagaaaattcacaaaaataaTGAGGAAGTTCCACACCTGCACAGAAGGTAAGCTGTGTCATCATCAAGTAGTGCAGCAGGGAGTTCAAAAAGCTAATGGAAAGTGATGCCAGGACCAACAAACCACAGAGGCGAGGGTTCATGATGACCAGATAGTATAGGGGGTGACAAATGGCCACCaaccggtcataggccatcactgtcAGAAGCAGACTCTCCAAACACGCAAAAAGAGCAAAAAAGTTCACCTGAGCAATGCACCCTGCATAGGTGATGGATTTGCTATGCGTTTGAAAATTCACTAGCATCTTagggatggtggtggtgctgaTACTGATGTCAGCCAAGGACagattggagaggaagaagtacatggggctGTGGAGGTGAGGGTCAGAGCTGACagccaggatgatgagcaggttccCAAGCACAGTCACCAGGTACAGGGACAGGAAGAGCCCAAAGAGGAGGAGCTGAAGTTCTGGATCATCTGAGAAGCCCAGGAGGAGGAATTCTGAGACACGTGTATGATTCTGTGGTTCCATGTAGATGGGGCACCTTTTGAAAAAGAAGTGAGTGTTGAATACACACAACAATTGTACAGGTACTCAGATAAGTGTTCATACTTTGAGCAATTCATAAATAACGTGTTCATGCTTGAGGACCATACCCCCCAGTTTATTTCACAATTTTCTGAGTCTGAACACATCTTTATTGATCCCCAGGGCATTCACTTGTTTCTTCACACATCTGTTTTTGAGGCATAGGTCCAAAGAATATGAGACAAGTAAGGACATTTTGAGATCACAGATCCATGAACATAGTAAAACATTTGTTCCCTACACGTTAAGGAAAAATGTGGACTAAAAATTcctcttctcttaaaaaaaaaatcaatctcatTAAAGAACacaatgtgcttagttgctcagtcatgtccaacactttatgacctcatggactgtaacccaccaggttcctctgtccatggggagtctccaggccagaatactggagtggattgctatgccctcctacaggggatcttcccaacccagggatcgaacccaggtctcccacattgcaggtgaattctttaccatctgagccactagggaagcccaagaacactggagtggataaactatcgcttctccaggggatcttcccaacccaagaatcgaaccggggtctcttgcattgcaagtagattctttaccagctgagctaccagagaagcccaaagaagCACTCAAATGTgaagcaggagatagatgggccacTGGACCAGGCAGCTAATGTTTGTCGAACAGAACAAAACTGAAGTTTTTGTCTTTAGCCACACAAGAACGATGcctgcttcccttcccccacTGATACAGAGAGAATAACTAACGGGATATTCATTGCAGCAAAAATGGAGATGAATGAACAATCTTTGGCACACACCAGCCAAACAGGCCTACAAGAGTTAAACAATCTTGGTTATTCTTTAGTTGTTACTCCTAACAAACACCTGTGGCTGGACAATCTTTCACAAAGCTAATTACTCTCTGACTCCATATAGATCTTACTCTGCACCAGGCAATCTTCTCCCCTACACTGTCTTGTAGTATTCTGCATTTCAGAAAGGAGATCATGGGCCAATAACCACAGGGGCACCAGACCTGGTTGCTGAGTTGCCTGATGCCAGCTGTGGCCATTTTGaaactttgcaaaagaaaaaaatccaagacCTTCAAGAGGATATAAAACCTCTCCCTATTCCTGAGAAAGGGGTGGGGGCATAGTTCTCGAGGTGCTAACCTGCTGTGCTTCCCTTTTACctggcaaagaaaataaagaaactcttttctatttcctccagactctgtctctgtatttatATTTGGCCTTGGCAGACAgggagccaagattttggcatcATTAATACCATGATTATCCACTTcacatattaaaatgcaaaaatttagCAATACTTGCTTTAGAACTTATATTTATTACTGATAAAAATAGAGAGGTTTTGGATTTCTCTgatggtcaagtggttaagaatccatacttccaatgcaggtggttcaggtttgattcctggtgggggaactaagatcatatAGGTGTTTCAGCATATAAAATCATGCAAAGTACTACCTGAGGGttagaattcatttatttttcaatttcttattaTGATACAGATAAAAGAATTCTAATGCTGCCTTCCATCCTACACAAGAGagtatttccaaaatatataagcctATGACTATTGCCTCAGTTCTAAAAATTGAAACGGCAACTTTCCTATTAATGACCTAGGCTTATTTTCCTGACCAAGATATCAGACAAAAGCAAGTACATGCTCCGATTGTCAAgggataaaattaaaaagatcctTCTTCCGATT
The nucleotide sequence above comes from Bos indicus isolate NIAB-ARS_2022 breed Sahiwal x Tharparkar chromosome 7, NIAB-ARS_B.indTharparkar_mat_pri_1.0, whole genome shotgun sequence. Encoded proteins:
- the LOC139183896 gene encoding olfactory receptor 7E178-like, which encodes MEPQNHTRVSEFLLLGFSDDPELQLLLFGLFLSLYLVTVLGNLLIILAVSSDPHLHSPMYFFLSNLSLADISISTTTIPKMLVNFQTHSKSITYAGCIAQVNFFALFACLESLLLTVMAYDRLVAICHPLYYLVIMNPRLCGLLVLASLSISFLNSLLHYLMMTQLTFCAGVELPHYFCEFSQLFNLTCSDTSISSILIYFIGTIFGGVPLSGVLYSYSRIISSILRLSSLGGRYKAFSTCGSHLSVVCLFYGTGIGVYISSALSSSPRKSAVASVMYTVVIPMLNPFIYSLRNKEIKSSLWRISHRIA